From a single Deinobacterium chartae genomic region:
- a CDS encoding D-alanine--D-alanine ligase family protein produces the protein MKTRILLLAGGQSGEHEVSINSAKSVLEALPKDQFEITTRVISKQGRWLGAGESLQALSSGAAESGGELMLAGASSAGEFDVVFPLLHGPMGEDGTVQGLLTLGGIPFVGSGVLGSAAAMDKIMAKQVFAAAGLPQVPYAAALRSEWRAAPDAVRARAEGLGYPLFVKPANLGSSVGISKVRHPGELDAALNLAFSYDRRVILEAMTQGKPRELEVGILGNDAPRASVVGELSFDAEFYDYDTKYTEGRAQMHIPARVPAEIAEQVREYALTAYRALDCAGLARVDFFYLEDSGTVFINELNTMPGFTTTSMYPKLWEASGLSYSELVARLVELALEAR, from the coding sequence ATGAAGACCCGCATCCTGCTGCTTGCCGGTGGACAGTCCGGAGAGCACGAAGTGAGCATCAACAGCGCCAAGAGCGTGCTCGAGGCGCTTCCCAAAGATCAGTTCGAGATCACCACCCGGGTGATCAGCAAACAGGGCCGCTGGCTGGGCGCTGGCGAGAGCCTGCAGGCCCTGAGTTCCGGAGCGGCCGAGAGCGGCGGCGAACTGATGCTGGCCGGAGCCTCCTCGGCGGGCGAGTTCGACGTGGTCTTTCCGCTGCTGCACGGCCCGATGGGCGAGGACGGTACGGTGCAGGGCCTGCTGACCCTAGGCGGCATTCCCTTCGTGGGCAGCGGGGTACTGGGAAGTGCCGCCGCCATGGACAAGATCATGGCCAAGCAGGTGTTCGCCGCCGCCGGTCTGCCGCAGGTGCCCTACGCCGCCGCCCTGCGCAGCGAATGGCGCGCGGCCCCCGACGCGGTGCGCGCACGCGCCGAAGGATTGGGTTACCCGCTGTTCGTGAAGCCCGCCAACCTGGGCTCCAGCGTGGGGATTTCGAAGGTGCGGCATCCCGGGGAACTCGATGCCGCCCTGAATCTAGCCTTCTCGTATGATCGCCGCGTCATCCTCGAGGCCATGACCCAGGGCAAGCCGCGCGAACTCGAGGTGGGCATCCTGGGCAACGACGCACCGCGCGCCAGCGTGGTCGGCGAACTGAGCTTTGACGCCGAGTTCTACGACTACGACACGAAGTACACCGAGGGCCGCGCACAGATGCACATTCCCGCCCGCGTGCCCGCAGAGATCGCCGAGCAGGTACGCGAGTACGCCCTGACGGCCTACCGCGCCCTGGACTGCGCCGGTCTGGCAAGGGTGGACTTCTTTTACCTCGAGGATTCGGGCACGGTGTTCATCAACGAGCTGAACACCATGCCCGGCTTCACCACCACCTCGATGTACCCCAAGCTGTGGGAAGCCAGCGGCCTCAGT